AGGGTTGAATCTTTtggaaaattttcctatatgtACTCCTTTAGAACAAAAGGAATTGaccctttgaaattcctatagaataACCAAATACATAGGAAATTTAGAGGAATTCTACCATTAGATTTAACCACATGGAACATTTCCTTTCTGCCATTCCCTCTCCAAATTCATGTAGTATTTTCCTGTGAAGCATCCAAACAACGCGATTCAAGTAATTTGTGTGCTTTTGACATTACTTAGGATCAAGTTGGTGTGCCACcctaatttctcattatttttttcctgttCATGCAGTTCTTCAAATCATGCATTCAAAAAGAGGTCTTAATGAATTCGAAGAAATTAAAACTTAGCACCATAGTCTAAGGCCctgttcttttctaattttagattttggATTTTTTGTTCGCATGATTCCCAAGCTCCTAAACATTGCATTTTATGAACACAATTCTATATAAAGTTTTCTTGGAATACTTTGATAAAGCAACTTTTCAACTTTGTAGaagttaattaatttgtttatcCCTCGAATAGCTATcacaatttatttttcaaattatcCATCTATCCATCAATTTGAGCTATCAGATGAGAAATGAGAGGCATATCACAATTGCGTCTATCTATTGTTCTATTTTTGTGTTGTAAGTTTAATCATCTGATCCTGTTGACTGCAAATTTTAAAgaagccgaagccgaagccgaagccgagGGTCCTTGCACATACCTCTTCTATTGTTTCAGACTGGTCCTGATTTGGTGAGCCTAGCTTTGGGCTTTGTAATGAAACTGCAAATCGTCAAGCTGAGCTGAATTTCACCAGATCAATTGGGCCGAACCCACTAAGCAATTTGCTAACGAATCGAGTTATAGGTGTTGCATGCGCCAATAATAAATGGTTAATTTGTGTAAAATCCCAATTTtccatctgaaaaaaaaaatccatccatGTATGACGCACTAGTTGTCGTCTGTCTCTGCCGTTCTCTGAAGAAACAAGAACATGTACATGCAGAGTTGCTGACATGTGTCCCCCCCTCACCAAAAGACGGCATCAGGTTAATTTTGTATCCATCCTCTAATACATTTCCCCGACCTTGTCATTATTGGAACATATATTCGTGGGAGTTGTCGTTTCAATTTTGTCCAATCCCCAGTTCGTATCTCTCGAATCTTTAATTTCAGTAATTCACCTGGTTTGGCTTTCATCAACCACTCTCGGTGAATCCGAAGAAAGAATGAAATTAAGGGCAAGACAGAGCTGAGGGCTGACACTCTGAGGAGTGAGGACGATCTGCTCTTATATAATTTCAGTCCACATGTTCGATCTTCTTCTTGACATCCACGAGATACCCATTTGTTCCTTGTACCCCGGCAACAGCCTGTCTGGTCTATTGCGTTGTGTAACTAAAACTGTACTACTTTCTTCTAATATGTTTACGTGTGTGAGCTAGATACCCATTTGTTCAGCGTCTTCGGTTTTGCCGCATAATAATTTGCATTTGGAGACAGTGAGtgcgtgcgccggccggcggcagATATGGCACGGCGAGAAGTCGACGACTCCTACACCAACGGTTCCGTGGTCGAGGTCGTGTCCATAGAGGAAGGCAGCAAGATGGACAAGGAGGATGACCACCAAAACCCGCAGGCGcctgacggcggcgacgtcgtggTTTGTGGCATGCCCATGTCGTTCACCTTCCTCCAGATGGTGAGCACTGAGCAGCATTTGCCATTGATTCTCTCTTCAAcgaaatgtatatatatatgatcgtGTGCTTGGTTAATTTGGTCGTcgatcgacgacgacgctgcGTGCAGCTGCTCGCCGAGTTCTTGGCCACGTTCTTCCTGATGTTCGCGGGGCTGGGCGCCATCAcggtggaggagaagaagggCGCGGTGACGTTCCCGGGGGTGGCCGTGGCGTGGGGCGCGGCGGTCATGGCGATGGTGTACGCCGTCGGCCACGTCTCCGGCGCGCACCTCAACCCGGCCGTCACCCtcggcttcgccgtcgccggccgcttcCCGTGGAGGCGCGCGCCCGCGTACGCGCTGGCGCAgacggccgccgccacggcggcgagcgTGGTGCTGCGGCTCATGTTCGGCGGCCGGCACGCGCCCGTGCCGGCCACGCTGCCGGGCGGCGCCCACGCGCAGTCGCTCGTCATCGAGTTCGTCATCACCTTCTACCTCATGTTCGTCATCATGGCTGTCGCCACCGATGACCAAGCGGTAAATGGCAGCCATCCACGTCACGAATACTTATCAGTTTTGACTTATCGGTCATCTGACTCTGTTTTTACAGGTGGGTCATATGGCTGGAGTGGCTGTGGGTGGAACCATCATGCTCAATGTGCTGTTTGCTGGGTATGGGCTCGCACCATCGCACACGCACACTCACACTCACACACCCGCAAATGATGTCGTCACACTAACTTTGGGGGTCTATTTGACATGGATGACGTGTGGCGCGCAGGCCGGTGTCGGGGGCGTCGATGAACCCGGCGAGGAGCATTGGGCCGGCGTTGGTGGGGAGCAAGTACACGGCGCTGTGGGTGTACATCTTGGGACCGTTCGCCGGTGCGGCAGCCGGAGCTTGGGCCTACAGCCTCATCCGCCTCACTGGCGACCGCACGGATTGAGATCAATGTGTTGAGGGTGAGAATCCTCTACCATAATATCATTACCATTACAGTCGCTGATATGTGGGTACCACTATTTTATTACCTCACACGTCAGGGTATTATGGTAAGTCTACAGGGTATTTATATGTTTGAATGTATCGGTGTAAAATTGGCCCGTATACGTGGATATGTTGAGTTCTGGATCGGTCCATGTGTGGTGTCTTTTGATCTTTTGGTGATAGGCGAGAATATGTGTTACATTCAAATTATAACTTGGAAATGATAATTCCACCATTCAGAAATAAtaaatttggatttgttttACTAAGATAAGACTCATTGTAATTGACACTCGGTACTATTAATTCTATTTTCTAAATAACACAAAGTATATATAGGCCTAATTTTGGCACATTCAACAAATTAAAAGGCACTAAACCTAATAGCAGTAGTCGTCCTTTTGGCCCATTTAgcaatggaggaggaggagggggggggggagatagAGATAGATTTTGCTCATTTGGATTGGAAAGAGAGCATAAATTTTAATCCATCAGGCATTGTCTGTTGGGCCACTTTCATTTTACATATACTAGGAATATTTTGGTGCATTGCAATTAGAAATAGGCTGGGAGTGTCGAGTCACTACTATGAAAAAGGGGACATGTGCCGGTTGCCAACCTCACATGGGTATTGGATTTGGCAATTGGCACCCAATAAGCGATACATTTGAGTTCtcttaaaggtgccggtttgaGGTCCTAGGAATGAGAAAAAAGGCCAGCTCAATGCATCGGCTCAATTCGAGCAACTTCCCTTGACAACAACAAGATTTCATCACACTTTTAATTACATTTAATCCAAGAAAATGCATTGAGCAACTCCCCTTCACTCCAACTAGATTTCATCACACTTTTAATTACATTTAATCCAAGAAAATGAAAGAACACAAGAACATCAACAAAGCAAgcaaagggaggggaggggagggagccaccgctgcctcccctcctgccggaGCTGACGGAGGGGAGGGCACTGCCGCCACCTccgagccgtcgccgcctcctcccctcccgccgccgatgCCACATCCCCTCCAGCCGGATCTAGTGGAGGGGAGGGTGCTGTTGCCAGGCggggccgccgccacctcccatcCCGCCAGATCTGGTAGAGGGGAGAGCGCTGCCATTGGGTGGtgcggtggagagagagagagcgctgatagagggagaggggaggaggcggagaaatcaagagaggagaggagaggatggagagggggggggggagagagcggTAATAAAaacagcgagagagagaaagagagatgaaAGAGAGCTAATGGTTCGGTTCAGTTGGCTCCCGCGGGTTTTCTTAATAAGTatccgttttttttttataaaaccacctataatataaatatatttgtcGGTTCTTAAAAGACCGaaacctataatatattatagatgtCAGTTCTTCTAAATGAACCGACACTAATATTATAGGTGTTGGGTTTTTaatttagaaccgacacctatctCTCTATAAAGGTGACGGTTTTAGCCGATGATGTCCCGTGGATGCGTGTTTTGGGGGGAAAAGCACTATAAGTACAAGTTTTAGCATTTCTAGCCCGATAGTGCCAACATGTATGTCCGTTTTTGTAATAGTGATTGAGTTATGCAACTTTTGTATGTAACAAATATTCGAACTTCTAAACGATCTTAAATAAATAAGTTGTTAACTATAAGGATCTTATCGAGCttgaaaattttaatataaagtttGATTTTATCCaactccaaaaaaaaatttgaaattactaaataatattttaatataagcTATAAAGCAAATTTTGCATTTAAGTCCCTCTAGTCCTCGTAgagggcttttttttttccaaaacaagAAAAAGCGCTCATATAAAGGACGTTACGGGTATATTTCTGTAATTTTTGAAAACCAAAGCATATTCctaaatatttacaaataaataaataaaaaaattcgttGATAGCCTATTTAATCTTATATTTGTTAGGCTCACATCAGCCCATTAAGAATTTGGCATGGGCTTATTTTTTGTCCATTATAATCGTGCTCTCTTACGCCTTGCATTTCCTCCCTTCCCTCTAATAAATGTAAAAAACTGAAGGAAATTAatgaaaatgaaagaaaatttacagggaaaaaatgaaacaaaaacaCTTCATTGAAAAAATTTAAGCGAGACATGAAGAGAACTGTTGAAACAAAtttcagagaaaaaaatgaGGCAAAATGTGATATGTTTGCAGTGAATCCTTTTTCTGATAATAGAGCCTACAGTTTCGCAATCCAGACACACAGAAGGCTGGGATGGACGCTTCGACAGACATGAATTGACATGGGGTGTGGCTACCCAGTGGTCAAGAAGAACATTTTTCTTACCTCATTATTCTCCGTGCATGTCCTCGTGGGCAATTTGCAGCTTCAGACGTAAACATCATCAGATTTGTGTTGTTTCGTGTCGCGCTCAAGATCCAGAATCACACACATAACTCATATGaaccaaaaaaaagaaggcCAATGACAACATTCTCCAAAGGTTTTCTGAGGAAAAACATTGAACCCAGTGCTAGACTGCTACTTCTACACTGACCTTTCAATTCAGAAGCTCGCAACTTTGCTTGCTGGGGCTTCAAAACCTTTGCATGATTCTCTCGGTGTTTGCTAATCAATCAGCAACACAAGGAATTGCATAGTACAAATCAGGAGAGGGAATTGAGTTTTCAGAATTATCTAAGCTATTAGCACAGGGCCCATGTTCTTTTCTCATTAAGATACATATTTTATCTCGGTTTCCGTTATCACGTTTTtcaaagagtaaattgcattggcggtacacgaacttgtcagaTGAGTGTAATCAAGTgcataaacttgtaaaatgcttgtTTTGGTGTACAGACTTGCCTAGTGGCTGTGAACCAATACCAAAATAACATAGCGTGGCTAATTTTACCAAGTTGGATGTAGATTAGGACGTGATATGCACATATGAGATGGGCATGAGATATGCTATATTTATAAACTCGGTTCTTACATTAACATTCTTTTTGTTTCCACCCTTGCATCATTACTCAGGTtctttatgtttttctttgacAACAATCATGCCTTATTTTACCTTTTAttgaacacacacacacacacacacacatatatatatatatgtctatatggCGTCTTCTCACTTGCATGTTTACATCGCATCCTAATCAGCACTTAAATCGATGAGATTAGCCTTGTTGTGTCCTTTTGGCCTTGTTTTGCACGCACCAGACAAGTTCATACACCATCACaaacattttacaagtttatgcACTAGATTGTACCCACCTgacaagtttgtgtaccaccaatgtaatttactctttttcaAAGTACTAAACAATATCTTCgtatgaaaactttctatatctttaaaatatcaaatatatccatttctcaagtttataataattaaaagttAACTAATCATGTGCGtcaacttaatcttcatcttcatcaattTTAAATACCTATCAAGTAGTTTTCATATTTGCCATGTCATATAGGCACTATGCATAGAAACTATATATTCAATTGATGAtgtcttcaaattaaattctcaTATATTCCCTTGTTTTCATTCTTGGTACTTATGTAGAGATGGTTTCTTGCATGAGAAATGGTTCCTTCATCTTTTTATCTCTCTCCTCATTAATTCTCCTGTcacattagttttttttcttatgtggcaatgtatttaatgctatggatacTGCATGCATTTGGTTAAAGGTTTGGGAACTTGGGATGGGTCGGGTTGGGTTGAACCTATTTTTTATAGTGTGTTTGGTTTGGAGATAGGTGGGATAGGATGGTCCCTGACAAGGAATATTCCCTTAAGATCCGGGTTGGCATGGTCCCTCAAAAACCGGCGGACAAATCCAACCCACTTTTTTctctcgctgacatgtgggccattcCTTCAAAAGTAGGATCATCCCATCCCTTATGCCAAACAGATAGATGGGATCATCTCATCCTAAAAATAGGGATGAGTCTAACCCATCCCACTTTGTCCCCaaatcaaacacatactaaatGACATGGAGGGTTGGGGATGGCCTTAGGCTTAGTTCTTTTCTTCAACTTCCTCATTCTCCTTTAGCACGCTTATCAAATTGTTAAATGGTacgctttatatatatatatatatatataatagttaattaatcatattCTAGTGagctttctcgttttgcgtgtgcggaaattttttttaaagcaacgaACGGGGCCTAAGATGTGCTAAACTTGGCATGTTTAGCAACTTAGGGAAAGAGGATATTAGGAATTTAAACGAGTAAATTAGTAGCAATATTAGTgtaaaaatttgatttttaatttcaatCTCTTGTTTGGCGAATGTGGTAggaattgatagggagtttagctAGACGGTAGATCTTAAGTAAAAATGGATGGCCGAGATTTGTTTAGGTAACATAGAGGGAGAATTCCTGTCCAACTCTCACTCCTACCTAGCTATTAAAAAGTAGGGGTTCCTCCCTCAATTCGTCATCCCGTCATATCAAAATTTCCATGTTCTCTAATCAAACAAAACACTCGATAGCTTCAT
The Oryza sativa Japonica Group chromosome 6, ASM3414082v1 DNA segment above includes these coding regions:
- the LOC107276403 gene encoding aquaporin NIP1-4; protein product: MARREVDDSYTNGSVVEVVSIEEGSKMDKEDDHQNPQAPDGGDVVVCGMPMSFTFLQMLLAEFLATFFLMFAGLGAITVEEKKGAVTFPGVAVAWGAAVMAMVYAVGHVSGAHLNPAVTLGFAVAGRFPWRRAPAYALAQTAAATAASVVLRLMFGGRHAPVPATLPGGAHAQSLVIEFVITFYLMFVIMAVATDDQAVGHMAGVAVGGTIMLNVLFAGPVSGASMNPARSIGPALVGSKYTALWVYILGPFAGAAAGAWAYSLIRLTGDRTD